The Streptococcus sp. DTU_2020_1001019_1_SI_AUS_MUR_006 sequence CCTTAACCCAAGCCCAAGAAAAAAGCCTGCAAGAAATTCTAACAGATATGAAGTCGGACCATCACATGAATCGACTCTTACAAGGGGATGTTGGTAGTGGGAAGACAGTGGTTGCGGGGCTAGCGATGTACGCGGCTATAACGGCTGGTTATCAGGCAGCTCTAATGGTTCCGACAGAGATCCTTGCAGAGCAGCATTTTGAAAGTTTAGAGAGTCTCTTTCCAGATTTGAAACTAGCCCTCCTAACAGGTTCACTGAAAGCTGCAGAAAAACGCACGGTTTTGGAAACGATTGCTAAGGGCGAGGTTGATGTGATCGTCGGTACCCATGCTCTTATACAGGATGGGGTGGAATACGCTCGACTTGGTTTGATTATCATCGATGAACAACACCGATTTGGTGTGGGACAAAGACGTATTTTACGTGAAAAAGGAGAAAATCCAGATGTCCTCATGATGACGGCGACTCCGATTCCACGAACCTTAGCCATCACCGCCTTTGGAGATATGGATGTTTCCATTATTGACCAGATGCCTGCTGGGCGCAAACCAATCGTAACTCGCTGGATCAAGCATGAGCAATTACAACAGGTCCTGACTTGGTTGGAAGGAGAAATTCAAAAAGGTTCTCAAGCCTATGTTATTTCGCCCTTGATTGAAGAATCTGAAGCCCTAGATCTTAAAAATGCTATTGCTTTATCGGAAGAATTGACGGCTCATTTTGCAGGAAAAGCAAAAGTTGCTCTCTTACACGGTAAGATGAAGAGTGATGAAAAAGACCAGATTATGCAGGAGTTCAAAGATAGAAAGACTGATATTCTGGTCTCTACAACGGTTATCGAGGTTGGGGTAAATGTTCCAAATGCGACCGTCATGATTATCATGGATGCTGACCGTTTCGGACTTAGTCAGCTTCATCAGCTCAGAGGTCGTGTCGGTCGGGGAGACAAGCAGTCCTATGCGGTTCTTGTGGCCAATCCCAAGACTGATTCTGGAAAAGACCGTATGCGCATCATGACGGAGACAACAAATGGCTTTGTTCTTGCAGAGGAAGATTTAAAAATGCGTGGTTCTGGTGAAATCTTTGGAACCAGACAGTCGGGCTTACCAGAATTCCAAGTGGCTGATATTATAGAGGACTTCCCAATACTTGAGGAAGCACGTAAGGTAGCTAGTTATATCAGCTCCCTTCCTAACTGGCAGGAGGACCCAGAGTGGCATATGATTGCTCTAAATCTAGAAAAGAAAGAACATTTAGATTAATACTCTTCAAAAATCAAATTCAAACCACGTCAACGTCGCCTTGCCGTATATGTGTTACTGACTTCGTCAGTTCTATCCACAACCTCAAAACGGTGTTTTGAGCAGCCTGCGGCTAGTTTCCTAGTTTGCTCTTTGATTTTCATTGAGTATAAGCTTTCTCTAAGAAAATCTTAAGTTTGCTTTTAGGGTTATTGCCTATACTAGAGTCATCAAAAAGAAACGAGGACTCTCACATGACAATGACGATTAAAGTAAATTACCAAAAAACGTTTCAACAGGAGCAAGCACCTTCTCCTAAATACTAAGTAAAAGAGCGATAACGCTCTTTTTGTGTGGGGATTCGCAGCTAAGGGATTTAGAAAAATGCTTATGTTATAGTAGATTGAATCTAGAACAGTACACTACAACTGCTAAAAATATTTCTAGAAATTAGTTTGACTTTTCTAATCTTTCTGTTTATTTCAATCCACTATAATTTGATTTACGGAATATATAAACTTAAACATCACTTCAAACAACGTCTTAGTCTATCTGGTAAACTGAATGCAGTGCTTTGAGAAAGCTGTGACTAGCTTTCTAGTTTTCTCTTTCGTTTTCATTGAGTCACAAGTTACTTTTAGTTTTTTCTAAGGAAAATATAAGCTATGTTTTAGGAAGGGATTTTATACTAGGTTCATCAAAAAGAAACGAGGACTCTCACATGAAAATGACGATTAAAGTAAATTATCAAAAAACCTTTCAAGAAGTAGTAGAGGCAGACAAGCTTGCTACAAAATAGTAGTTATTAAGGGCGATAGAGCCCTTTTTAAATACTTGCTTTAGGTGAAATATGATAGACTTTTAGTATAAAGAATCAGTAGAATAACGCTATACCAATTTTTACTCTTGACAAGTAAAAGAAACAAGTATATACTGTTTTTGCTGATTCTATAAAAGAAGAATTAGACTATACCAATTTTAAGGAGAAAGCACAGCTTGCCTGTGTCGTATATACTATGTGTGGAATTGTTGGTGTTGTTGGAAACACAAATGCAACTGATATTTTGATTCAAGGGCTTGAAAAGCTTGAATACCGTGGCTATGATTCTGCGGGAATTTTTGTCCTAGGTGGTGCTGAAAATCACCTGGTTAAGGCGGTCGGTCGTATCGCAGAATTGTCTGCTAAGACAGCTGGTGTGGAGGGAACAACTGGTATCGGACATACTCGTTGGGCGACTCACGGAAAACCAACAGAAGATAACGCTCACCCACATCGCTCTGAGACAGGACGTTTTGTCTTGGTCCACAATGGGGTGATCGAAAACTATCTTGAAATCAAGGAAGAATACCTTGCAGGACACAACTTCAAGGGACAAACAGATACAGAAATCGCCGTTCACTTGATTGGAAAATTTGCGGAAGAAGATGGCTTGTCAGTTCTTGAAGCCTTCAAAAAAGCTCTTCACATCATCCGTGGTTCTTATGCCTTTGCCTTGATCGACTCTGAAAATCCAGATGTTATCTACGTGGCCAAGAACAAATCACCTCTCTTGATCGGTCTTGGAGATGGCTACAATATGGTCTGCTCAGATGCTATGGCTATGATTCGTGAGACCAACCAATACATGGAAATCCATGACCAAGAATTGGTTATCGTGAAAGCTGATAGCGTCCAAGTACAAGACTATGATGACAACAGTCGTGAGCGTGCTAGCTACACTGCGGAGCTTGACTTGTCAGATATCGGTAAGGGGACATATCCTTACTACATGCTCAAGGAAATCGATGAGCAGCCAACGGTGATGCGTAAGTTAATCCAAGCCTACACAGATGAGGCTGGTCAAGTTGTCGTAGATCCAGCTATCATCAAGGCTGTTCAAGACGCAGACCGCATCTATATCCTCGCAGCTGGAACATCTTACCACGCAGGATTTGCTTCTAAGAAGATGCTGGAAGAATTGACAGATACGCCAGTTGAACTTGGTATCTCCTCTGAGTGGGGATATGGTATGCCGCTTCTCAGCAAGAAACCACTCTTCATCTTTATCAGTCAATCTGGTGAAACAGCTGACAGCCGTCAGGTTTTGGTCAAGGCCAATGAAATGGGGATTCCAAGCTTGACAGTGACAAACGTTCCAGGATCAACTCTGTCACGTGAAGCCAACCATACTATGTTGCTTCATGCAGGCCCTGAAATTGCCGTAGCGTCAACTAAGGCCTATACAGCCCAAATCGCAGCCCTTGCCTTCCTTGCAAAAGCAGTCGGTGAAGCAAATGACAACGAAAAAGCCAAAGCCTTTGACCTGGTTCACGAGTTGTCTATCGTGGCTCAGTCTATCGAATCAACTCTTTCAGAGAAAGAAACGATCGACGCAAAAGTTCGTGATCTTCTTGAAACAACACGCAATGCCTTTTACATCGGACGCGGTCAAGATTACTACGTAGCCATGGAAGCCAGTCTCAAACTCAAAGAGATTTCTTACATTCAGTGTGAAGGCTTTGCGGCAGGAGAACTCAAGCACGGAACGATTGCCTTGATTGAAGAAGGAACACCTGTATTGGCCCTCTTGTCTGACCCAGTTCTTGCCAACCACACTCGTGGAAATATCCAAGAAGTGGCAGCTCGTGGTGCTAAGGTCCTTACTATTGCAGAAGAAAATGTTGCTAAAGATACCGATGATATTGTCCTTACGACCGTACACCCTTACCTCTCACCAATCTCAATGGTCGTACCAACACAATTGGTCGCTTACTTTGCAACCCTACACCGTGGACTTGATGTGGACAAGCCACGTAACCTTGCCAAGTCAGTAACGGTAGAATAAACCCAAAGTTTAAATCATAAGAAAAAGTGAACTAAATAGTTTTCTGGAAATCAGAATGCTATCTTGTTCACTTTTTTGTATACTTAATGAAAATCAATGACCAAACTAAGGTGTTTAGGTAGATATCTCACAGAATAGTTTTGAGGTTCTAGATAAGAGTGACGAAGTCAGTCTCATTACACCAATTTGATATTGTAGAGAAAACGGATCAAGACCTCAGTCAAGGTAGTTCAAGTCAAGATTGAAGAGGATTGATTCATACTCTTCGAAAATCTCTTCAAACCGTGTCAACGTCGCCTTGCCGTAGGTATGGTTACTGACTTCGTCAGTTCTATCCACAACTTCAAAACAGTGCTTTGAGCTGACTTCGTCAGTTCTATCCACAACTTCAAAACAGTGTTTTGAGCTGACTTCGTCAGTTTCATCTACAACCTCAAAGCAGTGCTTTGAGCAACCTGCGGCTAGTTTCCTAGTTTGCTCTTTGATTTTCATTGAGTATCACTCCTTTTAAGGATTCATTAGAAATAAATCTAAAATTAAGTGTTATCCCAGTTTCTATTAAAACTAGAATTCTTTTTGAAAGATATGCTTGTGAAAGGCTGGAAAGCTATAAAAAACCTCTAAGAGCTGGACGATAAGGATCCAACTCTTAGAGGAGTGAGTGTCGTATTTTACTTGCGATATAAACGATCGTATTGGTAGTAAGGATCAAAGGTTACATTGATTCCTAGTTTGCGAAGAACATTTTTATCTTCGTCTGTTAGGATAATCGTAGAGTGAGCTTCGCTTCCTTTGAGGTTTCCGAGTTCTTTCATGGCACGATCTGCATCAGGATTCTGCATAGCTGTGATTGCAAGTGCGATAAGGATTTCATTTGAGTGGAGTCGAGGGTTACGGCTACCCAAGTGATTGATTTTCAAACCTTGAATTGGTTTCACCACTTCTGGTTCAATTAATTTTGTTTCAGCATTGATGTTAGCTGATTTCTTGATTGCATTGATCAAAGCAGCGGCTGTTGGACCAAAGAGTTCTGAGTTCTTACCAGTAACGATTTCACCAGAAGGTAATTCAAGAGCTAGAGCAGGTCCGCCTGTTTCTTCTGCTTTTTGACGTGCGGCAACAGCAACCTTTCTATCAGCTGGTGTGATACCTAGGTCATTCATGAGAAGCTCAATCTTCTTCACAGCAGTTTCTCCAACCTTCTCAGCTTTGAAGTCAAGAACTGTCTGGTAATAGCGACGGATAATTTCCTGTTTAGATGCTTCAATGGCAGCGTCGTTATCAATGATTGCAAAACCAACCATATTTACACCCATGTCAGTTGGAGATGCATAAGGAGACTCACCTAAGATACGTTCCAGCATACGCTTAAGAACAGGGAAAATTTCAATGTCGCGGTTGTAGTTGACTGTGGTTTCTCCATAAGTTTGGAGATGGAATGGGTCAATCATGTTGACATCATCTAGGTCTGCTGTAGCAGCTTCATAAGCCAAGTTGACTGGGTGATGAAGTGGGAGATTCCAAACTGGGAAGGTTTCAAATTTGGCATAACCAGACTTGATACCATTGATTTGGTCGTGGTACATGTTAGACATACAAGTTGCCAACTTACCTGAACCAGGCCCAGGAGCAGTCACGACAATCAAGTTACGACTCGTTTTGATATAGTCGTTTTTCCCCATACCTTCAGGAGAAATGATGTGATCCATATCTGTCGGATACCCCTTGATAGGGTAGTGGAGATAAGAGTCGATACCATTTTTCTCTAATTGATTACGGAAAGCATCAGCTGCCGGTTGGCCTGCATATTGAGTAATGACAACTGAACCAACAAAGATACCGAGTTCATTGAATTTATCGATCAAACGAAGCACTTCTTGGTCATAAGAAATGCCCAAGTCTCCACGAGCTTTTGAGTGCTCGATATTGCTAGCGTTAATAGCGATAACAACCTCAACTTGCTCCTTCAATTCTTGTAAGAGTTTGATTTTGTTATCTGGTTCATATCCAGGAAGGACACGAGCAGCGTGGAAATCTTCTAACATTTTGCCACCAAACTCCAAGTAGAGTTTGCCGTCAAATTGGTTGATGCGCTCCAAGATATGGTCGCGTTGTAGATTCAAATATTGTTCAGAACTAAAAGCTTGTTTTTTCATTTTTTTACCTCTGAGCTCTATTATATAAAAAAAATGGAAGATTAGAAACTAGAGAGTCGCAAAAGTGAGAAAAAAAGATAAAGCAAACGCTTGCATAATTTTGATAAAAGGTCTATGATGGAGTAAAGTCAATTTTAAATAGAGGTACAAAGATGCAAGAAAAATGGTGGCACAATGCCGTTGTTTATCAGGTCTATCCAAAAAGTTTTAAGGATAGCAATGGAGATGGGATTGGTGATTTGCCTGGGATTACCAGTAAGCTAGACTATCTAGCTAAGTTAGGGATTACAGCGATCTGGCTTTCTCCAGTCTATGATAGCCCCATGGATGACAATGGTTATGATATTGCCAATTATCAAGATATCGCGGCTATCTTTGGAACCATGGAAGATATGGATGTGCTGATTGCTGAGGCTAAAAAACGAGATATCCGAATCATTATGGATTTGGTGGTCAATCATACATCAGATGAGCACGCTTGGTTTATCGAAGCTTGTGAAAATCCTGATAGTCCTGAGCGAGACTACTATATCTGGCGTGATGAACCTAACGAATTGGAGTCAATTTTCAGTGGATCTGCCTGGCAATATGATGAAAAGTCAGGTCAATATTACCTGCACTTTTTCAGCAAGAAGCAACCAGACCTTAACTGGGAAAATGAAGAACTACGCCAAAAAATCTATGAGATGATGAATTTCTGGATTGATAAAGGGATTGGTGGATTCCGTATGGACGTTATTGACATGATTGGGAAGATTCCTGATCAGAAAATTGTCAACAATGGTCCTATGCTTCATCCCTATCTCAAGGAAATGAATCAGGCTACTTTCGGCGACAAAGAGCTCTTGACAGTAGGGGAAACTTGGGGAGCAACACCAGAGATCGCTAAACTCTATTCAGATCCTAAAGGACAAGAATTGTCTATGGTTTTCCAGTTTGAACATATCTGTCTTCAGTATCAGGAAGGACAACCTAAGTGGCAGTACCAAAAAGAGCTAAATGTAGGGAAATTAAAAGAGATTTTTAACAAATGGCAGACAGAGTTGGGAGTTGAAGATGGCTGGAATTCACTTTTCTGGAACAACCATGACCTCCCTCGTATCGTCTCTATCTGGGGAAATGACCAAGACTACCGCGAAAAATCTGCCAAAGCGTATGCCATCTTGCTTCATCTCATGAGAGGAACTCCCTACATTTACCAAGGAGAAGAAATTGGGATGACCAATTTCCCGTTTGAAACGCTTGATCAAATAGAGGATATCGAATCCCTCAATTATGCGCGTGAAGCTCTTGAAAAAGGCGTTCCGATAGAAGAAATTATGGATAGTATCCGTGTGATTGGGCGTGATAATGCTCGTACCCCGATGCAGTGGGATGAGAGCAAAAATGCTGGTTTCTCAGATGGACAACCTTGGTTGGCTGTTAATCCAAACTACGAAGCAATCAACGTTCAGGAAGCACTGGCAAACCCAGATTCTATTTTCTATACTTATCAAAAATTGGTAAACATTCGTAAGGAAAATAGCTGGTTGGTGAGAGCTGATTTTGAACTCCTTGAAACGGCTGAAAAAGTCTTTGCTTACATCCGTAAAGATGGCGACCGTCGATTCTTAGTGGTAGTTAACCTCTCAAGTCAAGAACAAGAGTTTCACTTGGATGCAGTCCTTAAGTCAGTCTTGATTGCAAATACAGATGTCGAAGCTACCTTAGAACAATTAACATTAGCTCCCTGGGATGCCTTCTGTGTCGAATTAGTTGCTTAAAATTACCATCTCAAGTGTCGCATGGCGCTTGAGATTTTTACTAAAATAAGTGTAGAAATTTCTTTAATAAATATTAGTTTGAATTTTCTAAAAAATTACCTGCAAACCCTTGCTTTTATATAAAAATAGGGTATAATGGTGAAAAATAGTATTTTAAAGGAGAATACCGATGAAATCGAAAAAGTGGCTCGCAGTAGCAGGGATAACGATGAGCGCAGCTCTTCTTTTGGCGGCTTGTGGCAAGACTGAGAAAAAAGCAGATGCTCCAACAACATTTTCGTATGTTTATGCTATTGATCCAACAACTTTGGACTATAGCGTTACTAGTAAAAGTTCAACATCAGATGTCATCGCCAACCTGGTCGACGGACTCTTGGAGAATGACAAATATGGAAACTTGATTCCATCGCTTGCTGAAGACTGGTCTGTTTCACAGGACGGTTTGACTTACACATACAAGCTACGTAAAGGTGTCAAATGGTATACTTCTGAAGGAGAAGAGTATGCTGAAGTCAAGGCCCAAGACTTTGTGACTGGTTTGAAACATGCTGCTGATGGTAAGTCAGATGGTCTAACACTTATCCAAGACTCCATCAAAGGATTGGCAGAGTACGTTAGCGGTGAAACGAATGACTTCTCAACAGTCGGTGTCAAAGCAGTTGATGACTATACGGTTGAGTATACCTTGAACAAACCAGAAAGCTTCTGGAATTCTAAGGTAACAACAGCAACCATGCTCCCAGTTAATGAAGAATTCTTAAATTCTCAAGGGAAAGATTACGGTGCAGCAGCGCCTTCAGGTATTCTCTACAATGGTCCTTATATTTTGAAGAACTTCACTTCGAAATCCGTGATCGAGTACGAAAAGAACCCGAATTACTGGGACAAGGACAATGTTAAGATTGACCACGTCAAGCTTACTTTCTACGACGGCTCTGACCAAGAATCATTGATTCGTAGCTTTGCGTCAGGCTCATATACGACAGCTCGCCTCTTCCCAACTAGCTCAAGCTTTGATTCAACTAAGAAAGAATACGGCGATAAGATCGTTTATAGTCCACAAGAAGCCACTAGCTATTACTTTACTTTCAACGTAAATCGTCAGTCTTACAATAAAACAGCTAAGACAGATGATGCCCAAAAAACATCAACTAAAGAAGCGCTTCTTAATAAAAACTTCCGTCAAGCCATCAACTTCGCTCTTGACCGTCATGCTTACTCTGCACAGATGAATGGCGAAGAAGGTGCAGACAAGATTATCCGTACCAGCCTTGTGCCTTATGACTATGTTCAGGTTGGTGAAAAGACCTTCGGTGAATTGGCTCAAGAACAATTGGTAACATACGGAGACCAGTGGAAGGATGTGGCTTTGACAGATGGTAAAGATACCCTTTACAATCCAACAAAAGCAAAAGCTGCCTTTGAAAAAGCAAAATCAGAATTGCAGGCTAAAGGTGTAACCTTCCCAATCCATTTGGATATTCCAGTTGAGCAGACTGATGTCATTGCTGTACAGCAAACCAACTCTCTCAAACAGTCTGTCGAAGCAGCACTTGGAAGTGAGAATGTTGTCATCGATGTACTTCAAATGACTGACAATGAGAAAATGAGTATCACATCTCAAGCCAAAGTGCCTTCTCAAAAAGACTATGACTTGAACGGAACTGGATGGGGACCAGACTATCAAGACCCAGCAACCTACCTCAATATCTTAGATGCTAAGAAGGGTTCTGCTCTTAAACACTTGGGTATCACAAAAGGTAAAGATCCAGAAGTTATGGCTCAAGTTGGACTTGATGAGTACAAGAAACTCTTGGATGATGCAGCATCAGAAACAAGCGATCTTAACAAACGCTATGAAAAATATGCCAAAGCACAAGCTTGGGTTTCAGATAGTTCACTTCTTATCCCTGTAGCTTCTTCAGGTGGTTCTCCGACAGTTAGTCGTACAGTGCCATTCACAAAAGCTTACTCTCAAGTTGGTATCAAGGGAGATCCATTTGTATTTAAAGGTTTAGAATTACAAAACGATATTGTAACAGCTAAAGAATACGAAGAAGCTCTCAAGAAATGGCAAAAAGAGAAAATTGAAACGAATGCCAAATACCAAAAAGAACTAGCAAATCACGTTAAATAGTCTTTTGTAATGAATAAAGAAATCCTGTTTTGAAGCGGGATTTCTTTGTTTTTTGATTTTCAATGAGAGGTCAAATCAGTATATAACTTTACTTTTTGGACAAAATTTGTTAAAATATAACCATGTTATAAAACCTAACATATAAGGAGAAATAAAACATGAAACTTAAAAAACGTTTGATTGGAGCGGGGTTGACACTTGCTGCTGCGGTCCTATTGACAGCATGCGGCCAGTCAGCATCAGACGGCAAAACATACTCGTCTACCTTTGGTGCAGATCCAACAACCTTCAACTATCTCTTGGACTACGCTGGTGATAACACTGCTATTGTAACCAACTTGGTTGATGGTTTGCTTGAAAATGATAACTACGGAAACCTCATTCCTGCCCTTGCAGAGGATTGGAGTGTTTCTAAGGATGGTTTAACTTATACCTACAAACTTCGCCAAGATGCCAAGTGGTTTACAGCTGACGGTGAAGAATACGCTCCCCTTAAAGCACAAGACTTTGTAACTGGTATCAAGTACGCTGCTGACAACAAGGGACAAGCCTTGGACTTGATTCAGAACTCTATCAAGGGCTTAGATGATTATATAACAGGTGCAAATACTGACTTCTCAAATGTTGGTGTCAAAGCCTTAGATGACTATAATGTCCAATATACCTTGACACGACCAGAACCATTCTGGAACTCAAAAACAACCAACAGTATCTTATTCCCTGTAAACGAAGAATTCCTTGCTTCTAAAGGTAAAGACTTCGGAACCCTGAAACCAGATAGCATTCTTTATAGCGGACCATATTTGTTAAAAGATTTTACATCTAAGTCTTCTATCGAATATGTGAAAAACCCACATTACTATGACCAAGAAAAAGTAACGATTGAAAAGGTAAAATTGGCCTACTTTGATGGTTCAGACCAAGACTTGACAATTCGTAACTTTGAAAGTGGTGCTTACTCATCTGCAGGTGTTTATCCGAATAGCTCAAACTTCGCTAAGACAAAGGAAAAATACAAGGACAATATCGTTTATAGCTTGCAAGATGCAACATCTTGGTACTATAACTTTAACGTCAACCGTGGTGCTTATAACCATACTGCAAAAACAAGTGATGAGCAAAAACAAGCAACTCAAGCTGCAGTTTCGAATAAAAGCTTTCGTCAGGCAATTAACTTCGCCATTGATCGTACAGCATACTCAGCTCAATCAAACGGTGAAGAAGCAGCTAAGAACACTCTTCGTAACTCGCTTGTACCACCAACTTTCGTACAAGTTGGAGACAAGACTTTTGGTGAAACAGTTGCTTCCAAATTGGTCAACTATGGTACACAATGGTCAAATATGAATCTTGAAGATGCTCAAGATGGTTATTTCAACAAAGAAAAAGCGCAAGCTAAGTTTGCTGAAGCTAAAAAAGAATTAGAGGCCCAAGGTGTGAGCTTCCCAATTCATTTGGACTTGCCTGTAGACCAGGTTAACAAGACCTTGCTTTCTGGAACAAACTCAATCAAACAATCAATCGAATCAACGCTCGGTTCTGAAAATGTAGTGGTTGATGTTATCCAATTGTCGACAGATGATTATATAAATGCAACAGTTCAAGCACCAACTCCAGCTGATCATGACTATGATTTGAACTTGGATGGATGGTCAGCTGACTACCAAGATCCTTCAACTTACCTCAATCCTTTCAACGCTGAAGATGGATTCTATCTCAAGATTTTGGGACTTGATCCAAGCAAGGATGCTGATAAGATTACAAGTATAGGATTGGACCAATTTACTCAAAAATTAAAAACAGCAGATGCAGAAAATACAGACGTAGCGAAACGCTATGAAAACTACGCAGATGCACAAGCTTGGTTGATTGATAGTTCCCTTCTAATCCCAGTTGTGTCAAACGGTGGTGGGGCTTCGGTGACACGCGTGACACCATTTACACGTGCTTACTCACTAGTTGGTATCAAAGGAACTGGAAGCAACTACAAATACATGAGATTACAGACAGATGTTGTTACAAGCTCTCAATTTGCTGAAGCGAAGGCTAAATGGGAACAAGAACGTAAAAATTCTGTCGAAAAGAGTCAAAAAGACTTTGAAAGTCACGTGAAATAAGTTTAAGAAGATAGGTTGGGTAAAAACTCAATTTGAAAATGAAATTGAGTGAAGCTTTCAAGTATAAAATGCATAGTATAAAGTTTTTGAACACTTAATACTATGTGTTTTTTTATTTTGAAGACTTTTACCCTGCCTCTTGTTTTTTCTTAACGATAAATCTTTGCTGCGATAGTGGGTTGTTTTTGAGACTCTAAAAGGTTATTTTTGTAAAAATATGAGTTTCTCTAGCTAAAATCTTCCACTTTCTTGGTAATTATTGAAAGTTTTAGGGTGTGAGAGTATGGTATTGAGAACTTGTCAACCGATTTCTATCTCCTGGTATTTTTGTTGGCAGTCTTCTTTCAAAAAAAAGATATGAGGCATTTAATGATTGAAATATAATATTTTTGGTTTTGAGGTGAAATAAAACGGTTGCAATTCAGGTGTTGATAGCATCCGGTGTTAGTTTGTGATATAATAGAAATAAAATAATTAATAGAGGTGTAAGGTGGGGAGACGTTTAAAAGAAAATAAAACGAGCAAGTTTCAGCAAAGTTTCAATATTATTTTGTTGTTTCTATATATAGTGCTTACTTGTTTTTTGCTGTTTTTAATATTCAGATATCATATCTTAGCCGTCAGTTATATCAATCTTCTTCTAGCAGCTATTATGGTGTTCATTGCGCTAGTAGCTTTATTTTTAATATCAAATAGAAAAGCTAAGAAGTTTACTTTAATCATGCTCTTGCTATCTATTGTAGCTAGCTCACTAGCCTTGGTTGGAGTTCATCAGTTCGTTAGTTTGGCCAATCATTTAAATGCAACATCTAACTATTCTAGTTACTCCATCAGTGTTGCAGTTTTGGCGGATAGTGAGATTGGTAATGTGTCCCAACTATCCAGTGTGACAGCTCCGACAAAAACAGATGCGGAGAATATCAAAAAACTGCTCGATGATATTAAGACAAGTCAGAATAAAGACCTAAAGGTTGAGGATAGTTCTTCGTATCTTGCGGCTTATAAGAGTCTCTTAGCTGGCGAGACCAAGGCAATTGTTTTGAATAGTGTCTTTGAAAATCTGATTGAACAAGAGTATCCAGATCATGCCAAAAAGATCAAGAAGATTTATACCAAAGAACTAACCAAAACTGTTGAGGCACCTAAGTCTTCTCAAAACAAGGCTTTTAATATCTATATTAGTGGGATTGACACATACGGACCGATTAGCTCCGTTTCTCGTTCGGATGTCAATATCATCATGACGGTTAATCAAGAAACCAAGAAAATTCTCTTGACAACGACCCCTCGTGATGCTTATGTGCCCATAGCTGATGGAGGCAATAACCAAAATGATAAATTGACCCATGCAGGTATTTATGGTGTGGATGCTTCGATTCATACTTTGGAAAA is a genomic window containing:
- the recG gene encoding ATP-dependent DNA helicase RecG, which encodes MNLHQPLHVLPGVGPKSAEKYAKLGIENLQDLLLYFPFRYEDFKTKQVLELEDGEKAVLSGQVVMPASVQYYGFKRNRLRFSLKQGEVVFAVNFFNQPYLADKIELGATLAVFGKWDRAKASLTGMKVLAQVEDDLQPVYRLAQGVSQASLVKVIKTAFDQGLDLLIEENLPQSLLDKYKLMSRCQAVRAMHFPKDLAEYKQALRRIKFEELFYFQMQLQTLKSENKVDGSGLVLNWSQEKLTAVKEKLPFALTQAQEKSLQEILTDMKSDHHMNRLLQGDVGSGKTVVAGLAMYAAITAGYQAALMVPTEILAEQHFESLESLFPDLKLALLTGSLKAAEKRTVLETIAKGEVDVIVGTHALIQDGVEYARLGLIIIDEQHRFGVGQRRILREKGENPDVLMMTATPIPRTLAITAFGDMDVSIIDQMPAGRKPIVTRWIKHEQLQQVLTWLEGEIQKGSQAYVISPLIEESEALDLKNAIALSEELTAHFAGKAKVALLHGKMKSDEKDQIMQEFKDRKTDILVSTTVIEVGVNVPNATVMIIMDADRFGLSQLHQLRGRVGRGDKQSYAVLVANPKTDSGKDRMRIMTETTNGFVLAEEDLKMRGSGEIFGTRQSGLPEFQVADIIEDFPILEEARKVASYISSLPNWQEDPEWHMIALNLEKKEHLD
- the glmS gene encoding glutamine--fructose-6-phosphate transaminase (isomerizing) encodes the protein MCGIVGVVGNTNATDILIQGLEKLEYRGYDSAGIFVLGGAENHLVKAVGRIAELSAKTAGVEGTTGIGHTRWATHGKPTEDNAHPHRSETGRFVLVHNGVIENYLEIKEEYLAGHNFKGQTDTEIAVHLIGKFAEEDGLSVLEAFKKALHIIRGSYAFALIDSENPDVIYVAKNKSPLLIGLGDGYNMVCSDAMAMIRETNQYMEIHDQELVIVKADSVQVQDYDDNSRERASYTAELDLSDIGKGTYPYYMLKEIDEQPTVMRKLIQAYTDEAGQVVVDPAIIKAVQDADRIYILAAGTSYHAGFASKKMLEELTDTPVELGISSEWGYGMPLLSKKPLFIFISQSGETADSRQVLVKANEMGIPSLTVTNVPGSTLSREANHTMLLHAGPEIAVASTKAYTAQIAALAFLAKAVGEANDNEKAKAFDLVHELSIVAQSIESTLSEKETIDAKVRDLLETTRNAFYIGRGQDYYVAMEASLKLKEISYIQCEGFAAGELKHGTIALIEEGTPVLALLSDPVLANHTRGNIQEVAARGAKVLTIAEENVAKDTDDIVLTTVHPYLSPISMVVPTQLVAYFATLHRGLDVDKPRNLAKSVTVE
- a CDS encoding DUF1846 domain-containing protein — its product is MKKQAFSSEQYLNLQRDHILERINQFDGKLYLEFGGKMLEDFHAARVLPGYEPDNKIKLLQELKEQVEVVIAINASNIEHSKARGDLGISYDQEVLRLIDKFNELGIFVGSVVITQYAGQPAADAFRNQLEKNGIDSYLHYPIKGYPTDMDHIISPEGMGKNDYIKTSRNLIVVTAPGPGSGKLATCMSNMYHDQINGIKSGYAKFETFPVWNLPLHHPVNLAYEAATADLDDVNMIDPFHLQTYGETTVNYNRDIEIFPVLKRMLERILGESPYASPTDMGVNMVGFAIIDNDAAIEASKQEIIRRYYQTVLDFKAEKVGETAVKKIELLMNDLGITPADRKVAVAARQKAEETGGPALALELPSGEIVTGKNSELFGPTAAALINAIKKSANINAETKLIEPEVVKPIQGLKINHLGSRNPRLHSNEILIALAITAMQNPDADRAMKELGNLKGSEAHSTIILTDEDKNVLRKLGINVTFDPYYQYDRLYRK